TGCCCGCGTGCTCGTCAACCGCAAGGATTATGTCGGGGCACGGCGCGAGTTCGAGTCCCTGGTCAAGAGCCAGCCGGATAACGCCGCCCATCTGTATGCGTTGGGCATCCTGGCCACGCAGATGAACGATGCGCCTGGCGCCGAAATCTACTTCACCCGCTTCGTGGAAGTGCTGGGACGTAATCCGAACGATGAACGCGACCCGTCGCGCGCCTTGCTGATCCTGTCGCAGCTGGCCGAGGAGCGCGGCGACCTGGTCGGCGCCCTGCAATGGCTGGACAAGGTGCCTGAAGGCACGGACGCGCAAACCCTCTTCAATACCCAGCTGCGGCGCGCCCACGTGGTAGGCAAGGGCGGCGACCTGGCCAGCGCGCGGCGCCTGCTGGGCGAGATCAAAGCCGACGATCCGGCGCGCCAGGCGCAAATCATGGCGGCCGAGGCGCAACTGCTGCGCGAAGCGAACCAGTTGCAGGAAGCGTATGCGGTGATGGAAACGGCGGCCCAGCGCTTCCCGAAAAATCCCGACCTGCTGTACGACTTCGCGCTGCTGGCCGAGAAGCTGGGCAAGATCGACGTGATGGAAGCGCAATTGCGCGAAGTGATGGCGCAGGCGCCGGACAACCACCACGCCTATAACGCCCTCGGTTATTCGCTCGCGGATCGCAATGTGCGGCTGCAGGAAGCCTATGGATTGATCGCCAAGGCGCTCGACATGGCGCCGGACGATCCGTTCATCATGGACAGCATGGGTTGGGTTCATTACCGGATGGGCAACCTGGTCGAGGCCGAGAAATTCCTGAGCCGCGCCTACGGCTTGCGCAAGGATCCCGAGATCGCCGTGCACCTGGGCGAGGTGCTGTGGCAGAAGGGTGACAAGTCAGCGGCCCAGAAACTGTGGCGCGAGGCGCGCGCCAAGGATCCGCAGAACGATACGCTGCGCACGACGCTGGCGCGGTTGCGGCTGTCCTTGTGAAATAATCCGTTCTTGCGGGATATTGCGGGCTATCTAAGTTGCACCAAGCACGTCGTTCCTGCCACTGGCAGAAACGACTCCCCGCGAAGGCGGGGACCCAAGTCCTTCGCGTCGCCGACACTGTCAAACGGAGCGTCAACGCCAGCAACTTGGGTTCCCGCCTGCGCGGGAACGACGTTTTCGCGCTAATGGATGGCAATCAGGCTGCCGCTGCGCTCCCATTCTTTCAACCGTACTTCAACATTTTTTATGCCGCTGACCCGACGTCTTACCCTGCTTGCTTTCGCTGCCGCCCTGGCCGGTTGCGCCACCAGCACCGCCAACCTGTCCACCGCCACGGTCGGCGATTACCGCGAGACCATCGACCTGACGGGCAAGCTGTCGGTCAATTATCAGAAGGATGGCAGGCAGGAATCGATCACCGGTAACTTCAACTGGGAACAGCGGCCCGGTGCGATCGACGTTGCCCTGATTTCGCCGCTAGGCCAGACCGTGGCCACGATCAATGTGACACCGACTTCCGCGACCCTGGTGCAAGGCGGCCAGGAGCCGCGCACCGCGGACGACATCGATAGCCTGACCCAGCAGACGCTGGGCTGGCCGCTGCCGGTGTCCGGCTTGCGCGACTGGCTGCAGGGCTATGCGCTCGATGCGCAGGGGCAGCGTTTCCGCGCCTCGCCGGCCAACAATAGCGTGACGACAAAGGATGGCTGGCGCCTGCGCTTCGTCGAATGGCAGGATCCCGCGGCGGCGCAACCGGCGCCGCGCCTGATCCAGGCCGAGCGCGCCGCTTCGGGCGACATCACGGACCTTGCGATCCGCATCGTCGTCCTGCCGGCGGCCTGATCCATGCGTTCGCTGCACGATTGCCCGGCCCCGGCCAAGCTGAACCTGTTCCTGCACGTCACCGGCCGCCGCGCCGATGGCTATCACTTGCTGCAAAGCGTGTTCCAGTTGATCGACCGCGCCGACCGGCTGCACTTCGACTTGCGCGACGATGAGCTGATTCGCCGCACCAACGACGTGCCCGGTGTGCCGGAAGACCAGGACCTCGTCATTCGTGCCCTGCGCCTGTTGCAGGCCGAGTATGCACGCCGTCATGGCCGGCTGCCGCCGGGCATCTCGGTGGCGGTAGACAAGGTCTTGCCGATGGGCGGCGGGCTGGGTGGCGGGTCGTCGGATGCCGCGACGGCGCTGATGGCGGCCAATGCGCTGTGGCGCGCCGGTTTGACGCGCGACGAGCTGATGGCGCTGGGCCTGCCGCTGGGGGCGGACATCCCGTTCTTCCTGTTCGGCGAGACCGCGTTTGCCGAAGGCGTAGGGGAGGCCTTGCAGGCGGTGCCGGGGCCGGATTGCTGGTATGTGGTGATCGAGCCCGGCGTCGCCGTACCGACGCCCGCAATTTTTTCTGCGCCGGATTTGACAAGAGACTCAAAGCCGGTCAGAATAGCGGACTTTTCCAGCCACACCGATTCATGCAAGACGGTTGGTTTTGGGAAAAATGATTTGCAGGACGTGGCGATGCGCCTGTTCCCGCCGGTAGCAGAGGCGGTTGAATGGTTGAGCAGCCATGGCGATGCCAGGATGACTGGCTCAGGGGCGTGCGTATTTTGCGCGTTTTCCAGCGAAGACGCTGCCGACCAGGTGTTGGCGCAAGTGCCGGACAAGTGGACGGCATGGAAAGCGAAGTCGTTGAAGACACACCCGCTGATGAAATCGCTCTTGCAAAATCAGTGAGTTATAGAATAAAATCTTGCCTGTCGCAGCAAACGTAGCACGCAGCGGCAAGTAGTAAAGGTCGTGTAGGGGAATCGCCAAGCTGGTTAAGGCACCGGATTTTGATTCCGGCATACCAAGGTTCGAATCCTTGTTCCCCTGCCAAAGTTTTCTTGTTCTGTCGATGCCTTAGCGTCCAGCAAGAAGATCGCGACGCGGTGCCGAGCGCCACGTCAGCATGCTAATCAGCCGGTTAATCCGGCTGATTGTTTTTCTACTGTCTTAACGCTTCTTACCTTTTGGGACTCCCATGGCTTACGAAAACCTGATGGTTTTTACTGGCAATGCCAATCCGGCACTAGCAGAGGGGGTCGCAAAAAGCCTCGGCATTCCTCTCGGTAAAGCAGTCGTCTCGAAGTTCTCCGACGGCGAAGTCATGGTCGAGATCAACGAGAACGTGCGTGGCAAGGACGTCTTCGTCCTGCAATCGACCTGCGCCCCGACCAACGACAGCTTGATGGAAATCATGCTGATGGTCGACGCCCTCAAGCGCGCCTCGGCCGGCCGCATCACCGCCGCCATTCCTTACTTCGGCTATGCCCGCCAGGACCGCCGCCCGCGTTCGGCGCGTGTCGCGATCTCGGCCAAGGTCGTCGCGAACATGCTGGAAGAAGCCGGCGTCGAGCGCGTCCTGATCATGGACTTGCACGCTGACCAGATTCAAGGTTTCTTCGACATCCCGGTCGACAATATCTACGCATCGCCGATCCTGCTGGGCGACCTGCAGAAGCGCAACTACGACGACCTGCTGGTCGTGTCGCCGGACGTCGGCGGCGTGGTGCGCGCCCGCGCCCTGGCCAAGCGCCTGGGTTGCGACCTGGCGATCATCGACAAGCGTCGCCCGAAGGCGAACGTGTCGGAAGTGATGAACATCATCGGTGAAGTCGAAGGCCGCAACTGCGTGATCATGGATGACATGGTTGATACCGCAGGCACGCTGTGCAAGGCTGCCGAAGTGCTCAAAGAGCGCGGCGCCAAGAAGGTGGTCGCTTACTGTACCCACCCGGTGCTGTCCGGCCCGGCGATCGATCGCATCGCGAACTCGCCGCTGGATGAACTGGTGGTTACCGACACCATTCCGCTGAGCGCCGCCGGCGCCGCTTGCGGCAAGATCCGCCAGCTGACCTGCGCACCGCTGCTGGCCGAGACCTTCAAGCGGATCGTCAAGGGCGATTCGGTGATTTCGCTGTTCGTCGACTAAGCTGTTTAGTCGCTGTATTTAGCGGCGCGCCTGGCTTCATGAGCCGGCGCGCCGTTGACGTATCAAAGTAAGTTGCAACAAACACGTCGTTCCCGCGGAGGCGGGAACCCAAGTTTTTAAGCACTGCGACGACGCATGCAATACCGTTGTAGCACGCAAACTTGGGTCCCCGCCTTCGCGGGGACGACGTTGTGGTAGCGCTGAAGTATCGATTTTCTTGAGTGCGCAGCATTGGCGCTCGTTCTTGACCATCCCTGGTCGCGGGGATGGTCGCCACTTGGGCAGCCGGGCCGTGGAGTGTTCCGCGGCATTCGGGCCCGATTTATTTTTGGAGTTTCACATGAAAGTAGTCGCATTCAACCGCACTCAACAGGGCACCGGAGCGAGCCGCCGCCTGCGCAACGCTGGCCAGACCCCAGGCATCATCTACGGTGGCACCGAAGCCCCGGCACTGATCGCCCTGGACGGCAATGCGTTGTACCACGCGCTCAAGAAAGAAGCATTCCATGGTTCCGTGCTGGACCTGGAAATCGACGGCAAGACCCAGCAAGTGCTGCTGCGTGACTTCCAGATGCACGCATACAAGCAACTGGTCCTGCACGCTGACTTCCAGCGCGTCGACACCTCGAAGCCGATCCACACCAAGGTCACCCTGCACTTCGTGAACGCCGAGATCTCGCCAGCAGTCAAGCTGAGCGGCGCCATCGTGTCGCACGTGCTGAACGAAGTCGAAGTGTCGTGCCTGCCAGGCCAACTGCCAGAGTTCATCGAAGTCGACCTGTCGAAGCTGGAAGCCGGCCAATCGATCCACACCGGCGACCTGGTCCTGCCAGAAGGCGTGACCGCGCTGACCCACGGCCAGAACCTGACCATCGTCACCACCTCGATCCCACGCGGCGCAGCTACTGCTGAAACCGCTGCTGAGTAAGATCGGCTGATCGCGCCGCTGCGGTGGCGCGTCGCATAAAAAACCCGTCGTGGCTTGCCCGGCGGGTTTTTTGTTGTTGGCGATGTCACGCGACGTTGAATGTCGTTGTGTACGCCAAACACCCTGTTTAGGCGATAATCGCGTTTTCTCCAAAGAACTTCACGCATGTCCATCCGTCTGATCGTCGGCCTCGGCAACCCTGGCCCGGAATACGAACAAACCCGCCACAACGCCGGCTTCTGGCTGGTCGACAACCTGGCCAACAGCCTGCCGGGCTGCCGCCTGCAGCGTGAATCGCGCTTCAATGCCCTGGTGGCCAAGACGTCGATTGCCGGCAACGATGTCTGGCTGCTCGAGCCGCAGACCTATATGAACCGCTCCGGCCAGTCGGTCGGCGCGCTGGCGCGCTTCTATAAAATCAATCCGGACGAAGTGCTGGTCGTGCACGATGAACTGGATTTGCTGCCCGGCGTCGCCAAGCTCAAGAAGGGCGGTTCCTCGGGCGGCCACAATGGCCTGAAGGACATCACCTCTGCGCTCGGCACCCAGGAATACTGGCGCCTGCGCCTGGGCATCGGCCATCCGCGCAGCCTGGGCCTGCAGCAGGGCGTGTCCGACTTCGTGCTGCACCGCCCGCGCCGCGAAGAGCAGAGCCTGATCGAAGAATCGATCGACAAGAGCCTGCGCATCATCCCGCTCGCCTGCGAAGGCAAGCTCGACGTGGCGACGATGCAGTTGCATACGGCCTGATCAATCATCCTCCCCTGACCACGACCTGCGCGCGCAGGTCGCGCAGCATGCGCTCGAGTGCTGGCCGCATGCGCCGGTAGTCGTCGGGCGAGCAGGTCGCCGCCGTGTGCCGGAATTTCAATTGCCGCTTCACCGTCACCAGCGCCCCACGCCGCTGGTAGTGCGAGCGGTAGGCGAAATTGATGTCGTCGACCTTGACCGCGCGCGGCAGCGCCATCACCTGCGAGCGCTTCGGCAGGTGGAAGCGCAGCTCGTCCTCGGCATCGATGGCCGGGCAGATGAATTCCTGGCGCCGCTCCGGTTCTTGCGTAAAAGCGAACACGGCATCGCCCAATCCGCCCCAAAAATTGTAGGTGGTCGCCAGCCCCGCCGGGCCGGGCAGTTGCGTAAAGCCGCTGCTGGCGCCGCGGAACGACAAGGTGTAGTCGTCGGCCACGCCTTCGGTATCGCCTGGCTCCAGCACGCCGCTCCCTTGCTGTCCAAGCCCTTGCAGCATGCGTTCGACGAAGCGGTCGCGCTCGGCCGGCGGCGTGGCGCGCACGACGCGCCGGTAGGGCTCGGCCTGGGCGCCGCTGCTGGTGCGCGTGACCTTGAAGCGGCTGCTGCCGTCGGGCTGGATGTCGAACTGGGTAAAGGTGCGGCTGCGCGCCTGCTGGAAGAAGGGGATCATCGCGAATTCGCCCGAACGCGCCAGCACCGCCGGCTTGCCAAGCAGGGACGCGGGCAGGAAACCGCCCGCCACCGATTCGGCGGTCGGGTCGAGATACAGCTGCAGCGAGGGAATGTAGACGATCGCGTGGTTGAGGACGCCGAGCGTGGGCACATCGGGCAGGCGGTAGGCGTCGCCATTGTTGACCAGCGCGACGGTGCTGTCGATGCCGGAACTGGCCAGCAGGGCTTCGAGCAGGGTCGCGTGATCCTTGCAGTCGCCATAGCGGTTGGCCAGCACGCTGGACGCCGCATGCGGCACCACGCCGCCGGGGCCGAGGTAGACGCCGACGTAGCGCACGTTCTTGCGCACCCAGTCGGACAGGGCGATTGCGCGGCTGCGGCGGTCGAGGGTGGCGCCCGCGATGCTGGCCGCTAGCGCCGCCACCGTATCGTCGGCGAGCGCCTTGCCGGCAGCACGTTCCTGGTAGGCGCGCGCAAACGCCGCATAGTCGGCAAAGGTCGACACCGCGAGCCGCTTGCCGTAGTCGAGATAGCTGACCGAATCGGCCTCCAGCCGCGCATTGTCGCCGTCGACGTAGCGCCAGGCATGGCGGCGCTTGCCGGCTGCCGGCGCCGGCATGCCGGTGGCCGCGACCGGATCGAAGCCCACCGCGTCGGCGTGCAGGGGCATCGTCGCCGGCATGTCGTAGACCAGGCGAAAATCGCGGTGGCGCTGGAAGCGCGCCGCGGTCAGGTCTTCGAAGTGGCCGGGGAATAGCGGCGTGTGACGCCGCACGACATAGCGCACCGCGACCTTGTCGCCGGCCTCGACGTCGGGGAAGACGACAATCTTGAGGCGCGTGTCCTGGAACATCGGGGCGTCGATCGAGGCGGCCTCTTGCTGGTCGCGGATCTGGTGCGGCTGCACGGCCAGGCGCCGGCCGTCGGCCTTGAGGGTATGCGCCTCGACCGAGACGACTTCGTCGAGCGACTGGTTGTAGCCGATGTAGAACTGGCCGTGTTCGTGCAGCGCCGCGCGGTTGACGATGGTCTTGGCCTGCTCGACCGTCAGCGTGTAGGCGCCGCTGGTCTCGACCACGAAGTGCTGGACGTAGCGGTCCACGATCACCGAGCGGTCGGTGCCGCTGTCGGCGTCGAGCGCGCGCGCCATTGCCGGCAGCGAGCACAGCAATGGACATAGAAGCAGACACAGCATGACGACGAAGCGCAGATGCATGACACTCTCCGGACACGCGACCGGCCCATGTTACGCAGCGGTGCGGTGGCAGGATTGATCGGGCGCAAGTAGGTGCTTGTTGCGATATTCCTGCGATAATTTCGGCATGAAGGCGCTTACTTTTCATGCCGGGCCGCGGGCCATGGCGCAGATTGCAGAACATGGCTTGCGGGCCCAGGACGTCGCCATCGTGCCGGCCGCGGCGGGCGGTCCCAAGGGCTTGATCTTCCAGTCGCTGGATCAGTGGATGTTCGGCGAATGGTTTCCTTCGAAGCCGCGCGAACGCACCCTGATCGGCGCGTCGATCGGCGCCTGGCGGATGGCCGCGGCCTGCCAGAAGGATCCCGCGAAGGCGTTCGCCCTGCTGGGCGAGCTGTATGCGGGGCAGCGCTACACGAGCCTCAAGCCCACGCCGCAGGACATCGACGAGGTCGTGCAGGCCCTGCTGGGAGAACTGGTGCGCGGGCATGAAGACGACATCATCCAGCACGAGCATTACCGGCTGCACCTGCTGACCGTGCGCGGGCTGCGTTCGCTGGCGGCGCCGGCGCACCGCTATGCCGAGATGCGCGGCTTTTTGTCGGCGGCGCTGCACAATGCCGGTTCGCGCGCCTGGCTGGGGCGCTTGATGGAGCGGGTCGTGATCGGCGATGCGCGCAGCCAGGCGCCATGGCTGCGCGAGCGCTTCGACAGTTTCAATACGCATTTCTCGACGCTCACGCGCGACAACCTAGCGTCCGGCCTGCTGGCTTCGGGCACGCTGCCGCTGATCATGAAGGCGGTGACCGGCATCACCGAGGCGCCGGCCGGCAGTTACTGGGATGGCGGCATCATCGACTATCACCTGGCGCTGCCGTATTCCCGGGCGCAGGGCGAGCTAGTGCTGTATCCGCACTTCACCCGCCACATCGTGCCGGGCTGGCTCGACAAGGGTTTCCCGTGGCGGCGCGCGGCGCGGGGCGCCAATCGTGGCTGGCTTGATAATGTAGTGCTGGTGGCGCCATCCGAGGAATTCCTGCGGACTCTGCCGCGCGGAAAACTGCCGGATCGGGCTGATTTCAAGTTCTATGGCTTGGACCATGACGAGCGGATTCGTACCTGGAAGCGCGCGATCGGGGAAGGGGAGCGCCTGCGCGACGAGCTGGCCGAGTTTGCCCTGCGGCCGGACCTGGGGCGCATCACCCCGATCTAGCTTGTCAGAGTGAAAACCCGACCGTTGTAGCGGGGACTGGACGCGCCGGTTTTTGCGGCAGTTGGCCCTGGCCGGGTTACAATGCAGGGTTTGGAGCGGTTC
This portion of the Telluria beijingensis genome encodes:
- a CDS encoding tetratricopeptide repeat protein, giving the protein MKNAFAIVTLSGLLAGLLSGCAAAPQQQSLAAGEQAEFGQQQNARQDAEPELDEEELAAKEKAEAEARLPKVELTPTMLEQLMKAEFAFRNGDWQGPYLTVYNLAQRTRDPRLARRAAEMAVAAKQGDDTLAAVRLWYQLDPESDEATQYFVGMVVTSDKIAELEPIFEQRLREATPARRGVLLFQVQQLLGRAKDKNAAIAMLERLVAPYENTMEARIVRAQVALARGDRALAHSEAQAALAAKPDAEIALLMLAQTTEDEAQVVAMMQKFLKSYPKAADVRAAYARVLVNRKDYVGARREFESLVKSQPDNAAHLYALGILATQMNDAPGAEIYFTRFVEVLGRNPNDERDPSRALLILSQLAEERGDLVGALQWLDKVPEGTDAQTLFNTQLRRAHVVGKGGDLASARRLLGEIKADDPARQAQIMAAEAQLLREANQLQEAYAVMETAAQRFPKNPDLLYDFALLAEKLGKIDVMEAQLREVMAQAPDNHHAYNALGYSLADRNVRLQEAYGLIAKALDMAPDDPFIMDSMGWVHYRMGNLVEAEKFLSRAYGLRKDPEIAVHLGEVLWQKGDKSAAQKLWREARAKDPQNDTLRTTLARLRLSL
- the lolB gene encoding lipoprotein insertase outer membrane protein LolB, whose product is MPLTRRLTLLAFAAALAGCATSTANLSTATVGDYRETIDLTGKLSVNYQKDGRQESITGNFNWEQRPGAIDVALISPLGQTVATINVTPTSATLVQGGQEPRTADDIDSLTQQTLGWPLPVSGLRDWLQGYALDAQGQRFRASPANNSVTTKDGWRLRFVEWQDPAAAQPAPRLIQAERAASGDITDLAIRIVVLPAA
- the ispE gene encoding 4-(cytidine 5'-diphospho)-2-C-methyl-D-erythritol kinase, translating into MRSLHDCPAPAKLNLFLHVTGRRADGYHLLQSVFQLIDRADRLHFDLRDDELIRRTNDVPGVPEDQDLVIRALRLLQAEYARRHGRLPPGISVAVDKVLPMGGGLGGGSSDAATALMAANALWRAGLTRDELMALGLPLGADIPFFLFGETAFAEGVGEALQAVPGPDCWYVVIEPGVAVPTPAIFSAPDLTRDSKPVRIADFSSHTDSCKTVGFGKNDLQDVAMRLFPPVAEAVEWLSSHGDARMTGSGACVFCAFSSEDAADQVLAQVPDKWTAWKAKSLKTHPLMKSLLQNQ
- a CDS encoding ribose-phosphate pyrophosphokinase — its product is MAYENLMVFTGNANPALAEGVAKSLGIPLGKAVVSKFSDGEVMVEINENVRGKDVFVLQSTCAPTNDSLMEIMLMVDALKRASAGRITAAIPYFGYARQDRRPRSARVAISAKVVANMLEEAGVERVLIMDLHADQIQGFFDIPVDNIYASPILLGDLQKRNYDDLLVVSPDVGGVVRARALAKRLGCDLAIIDKRRPKANVSEVMNIIGEVEGRNCVIMDDMVDTAGTLCKAAEVLKERGAKKVVAYCTHPVLSGPAIDRIANSPLDELVVTDTIPLSAAGAACGKIRQLTCAPLLAETFKRIVKGDSVISLFVD
- a CDS encoding 50S ribosomal protein L25/general stress protein Ctc, which translates into the protein MKVVAFNRTQQGTGASRRLRNAGQTPGIIYGGTEAPALIALDGNALYHALKKEAFHGSVLDLEIDGKTQQVLLRDFQMHAYKQLVLHADFQRVDTSKPIHTKVTLHFVNAEISPAVKLSGAIVSHVLNEVEVSCLPGQLPEFIEVDLSKLEAGQSIHTGDLVLPEGVTALTHGQNLTIVTTSIPRGAATAETAAE
- the pth gene encoding aminoacyl-tRNA hydrolase → MSIRLIVGLGNPGPEYEQTRHNAGFWLVDNLANSLPGCRLQRESRFNALVAKTSIAGNDVWLLEPQTYMNRSGQSVGALARFYKINPDEVLVVHDELDLLPGVAKLKKGGSSGGHNGLKDITSALGTQEYWRLRLGIGHPRSLGLQQGVSDFVLHRPRREEQSLIEESIDKSLRIIPLACEGKLDVATMQLHTA
- a CDS encoding DUF3857 domain-containing transglutaminase family protein; translated protein: MHLRFVVMLCLLLCPLLCSLPAMARALDADSGTDRSVIVDRYVQHFVVETSGAYTLTVEQAKTIVNRAALHEHGQFYIGYNQSLDEVVSVEAHTLKADGRRLAVQPHQIRDQQEAASIDAPMFQDTRLKIVVFPDVEAGDKVAVRYVVRRHTPLFPGHFEDLTAARFQRHRDFRLVYDMPATMPLHADAVGFDPVAATGMPAPAAGKRRHAWRYVDGDNARLEADSVSYLDYGKRLAVSTFADYAAFARAYQERAAGKALADDTVAALAASIAGATLDRRSRAIALSDWVRKNVRYVGVYLGPGGVVPHAASSVLANRYGDCKDHATLLEALLASSGIDSTVALVNNGDAYRLPDVPTLGVLNHAIVYIPSLQLYLDPTAESVAGGFLPASLLGKPAVLARSGEFAMIPFFQQARSRTFTQFDIQPDGSSRFKVTRTSSGAQAEPYRRVVRATPPAERDRFVERMLQGLGQQGSGVLEPGDTEGVADDYTLSFRGASSGFTQLPGPAGLATTYNFWGGLGDAVFAFTQEPERRQEFICPAIDAEDELRFHLPKRSQVMALPRAVKVDDINFAYRSHYQRRGALVTVKRQLKFRHTAATCSPDDYRRMRPALERMLRDLRAQVVVRGG
- a CDS encoding patatin-like phospholipase family protein, with product MAQIAEHGLRAQDVAIVPAAAGGPKGLIFQSLDQWMFGEWFPSKPRERTLIGASIGAWRMAAACQKDPAKAFALLGELYAGQRYTSLKPTPQDIDEVVQALLGELVRGHEDDIIQHEHYRLHLLTVRGLRSLAAPAHRYAEMRGFLSAALHNAGSRAWLGRLMERVVIGDARSQAPWLRERFDSFNTHFSTLTRDNLASGLLASGTLPLIMKAVTGITEAPAGSYWDGGIIDYHLALPYSRAQGELVLYPHFTRHIVPGWLDKGFPWRRAARGANRGWLDNVVLVAPSEEFLRTLPRGKLPDRADFKFYGLDHDERIRTWKRAIGEGERLRDELAEFALRPDLGRITPI